The following proteins are encoded in a genomic region of Gimesia algae:
- a CDS encoding DUF1549 domain-containing protein: MNELNHLTPRMHRDVSVIHQNTRARPMMRLQPAWLCLFIVVSAVTTCRAADISPLMVSRLIDQRLGMDAADHSQFASDAEFLRRVTLDLAGRIPTIIEVHDYLSNTSESRRIETIDRLMHSGVHYRNMATFWRRAWVPQADTPEFDSVTDDFERWLVHRLQKGTRYDELVVEILTLDHANNVPASTTPIGFYYANLSKPENLAASATRAFLGINLDCAQCHDHPFSRWTREQFWQTAAFFVEPQTNEKSQPQPPKVRIPDTKMEYEPALLTKTKIEWPEKLDSVSLRLILVDWMKVNEEQLLAKNAVNRLWAHYFGEAIIEPVDDLSRDEVQTGDRARLLNDLSAAFIASGYDLDLMTEGIVSSHAYRLSASPAGTSKGSESDPDAPGPFRITRATVRGLTGEQLYDSLQTAANRPSERKDVGGGSDRSQRSEFASRFYIERSFSAERSISQALTLMNGSFVNELTTKQGNLMLASLLSSPFMSFDEQIDTVFIAVLGRHARETELKVIKQSFKSHTNTTRESHLGNLFWVLINSSEFNTNH; this comes from the coding sequence ATGAACGAACTAAATCATTTAACGCCGCGTATGCACCGGGACGTATCTGTAATCCATCAAAATACCCGAGCCCGCCCGATGATGCGATTGCAGCCTGCCTGGCTGTGCCTGTTCATCGTGGTGTCTGCTGTGACCACCTGCCGCGCAGCGGATATCAGTCCGCTTATGGTCTCCCGTTTGATCGACCAACGTCTGGGAATGGACGCTGCAGATCACAGCCAGTTTGCCAGCGATGCGGAATTTCTGCGACGCGTCACACTGGATCTTGCGGGCCGCATTCCCACAATCATCGAGGTGCATGATTACTTGAGTAACACATCTGAATCGAGACGCATCGAAACCATTGATCGCCTGATGCATTCGGGCGTGCATTATCGAAATATGGCGACATTCTGGCGACGTGCATGGGTCCCTCAAGCCGATACACCCGAATTTGACTCCGTCACAGATGACTTCGAACGTTGGCTGGTGCATCGCCTGCAGAAAGGGACTCGCTACGATGAACTGGTTGTGGAAATTCTGACGCTGGATCATGCCAATAATGTCCCGGCGAGTACGACGCCCATTGGTTTTTATTATGCCAACCTATCCAAGCCGGAAAACCTGGCAGCCAGCGCCACCCGCGCGTTTCTGGGAATCAACCTGGACTGTGCGCAGTGCCACGACCATCCGTTTTCCCGCTGGACCCGCGAGCAGTTCTGGCAGACAGCCGCGTTTTTTGTGGAACCTCAAACAAATGAGAAGTCACAGCCACAACCGCCGAAAGTTCGCATTCCGGATACAAAAATGGAATATGAACCCGCTTTGCTGACAAAAACAAAAATTGAATGGCCAGAAAAACTGGATTCCGTATCACTGCGTTTGATTCTGGTCGACTGGATGAAAGTGAACGAGGAACAGTTACTGGCAAAGAACGCCGTCAATCGACTCTGGGCTCACTACTTCGGAGAAGCCATCATCGAGCCGGTTGATGATCTCAGTCGCGATGAAGTTCAAACCGGTGATCGCGCTCGGTTGTTGAACGATCTCTCTGCAGCATTCATCGCCAGCGGTTACGACCTGGATCTGATGACCGAGGGGATCGTCAGTTCCCATGCATACCGCCTGTCAGCTTCTCCAGCAGGTACCAGTAAAGGGTCAGAATCTGATCCCGATGCCCCCGGTCCTTTCAGAATCACACGTGCCACAGTGCGGGGACTGACAGGCGAGCAACTGTATGACAGTCTGCAGACCGCAGCCAACCGGCCTTCGGAACGCAAGGATGTCGGCGGCGGCTCCGATCGCAGCCAGCGGAGCGAGTTTGCTTCCCGCTTTTACATCGAACGCTCTTTCAGTGCGGAGCGATCCATTTCGCAGGCGCTGACATTGATGAATGGCTCTTTCGTAAACGAACTGACAACGAAACAGGGAAACCTGATGCTGGCATCGCTGCTCAGTTCTCCCTTTATGAGCTTCGACGAACAAATCGATACGGTCTTCATTGCGGTTCTGGGCCGTCACGCGCGAGAGACCGAACTGAAGGTGATCAAACAAAGTTTCAAATCACACACGAATACCACCCGTGAATCACATTTAGGTAATCTGTTCTGGGTACTCATCAATTCTTCCGAGTTCAACACCAACCACTAA